In the genome of Leptotrichia sp. HSP-536, the window CCATTTTGGGGTCAATCATTATGAATTTTACTTCTTTTTCAGATTTTTTAGAAATTAATGTTGAAATTAATGTGTTTACAGAAACGGATTTTCCTGAACCTGTCTGTCCTGCTATCAATAAGTGCGGCATTTTCGTAATATCTATGAATTTATCTCGACCAACAATATCTTTTCCTAAGATTACTTTTAATTGTCCTGTGTCTAGCTCCTTATTTTTTATAATATTGGAAAAATGCACAGGCTCCTTTATTTTATTCGGAGTTTCGATACCAATTGTATTTCTCCCTGGAATTGGCGCTTCTATACGGATACTTTCTGCCGCAAGATTCATTGCAATATCATCTGAAAGTCCTGTAACCTTACTAACTTTTATCCCTTTCGGAATAACAATTTCATATCTTGTAATAGTAGGTCCATATTCATAATTTACAACTTTTGCCTCTATTCCAAATTCCTTCAGCACATTTTCCAGATGACTTACATTTTCTTTTATTCCGTCTTCAATTATTTTTCTTTTTTCAACATCCATAGGCTTTGATTTGAATATTTCTGAAATTGCATTTTTAACAACATCATCGTATCCTTGATTATTGTCAAACATTGCGTTTACTTCCTTTAATTTTTCTTCAAAATCTTTTTCTGATGTATCATTAATTTCAAATGCTTCCAATTTTGGAAATTCTTGGAAATTTAAATCCATTTGTTCGGAATCCGATTGTCTAGAAATTTCCTCTTTTTTAGTTGGAGTTACAATTTCCAGTTTAGTTTCCTGTTTATTATTTTCTTCCTTAACCCTATCTTTCTTTTCATTATTTAAATTATCTGTTAAAGAATCCAAGTCTTCGTTTTCTTCTTTTTTTTCTGAAGTTTTTATATTTTCCAACGATTTTATTATTTCGTCTACTTCCTCATTTTTTGTTTTATTTTTCTTGACTTTTTCAAGATTTTTCTGATTTTCTTTTTCTTCAAAAATTCCAATCCATTCTTTTTCCTTTTCTTCCAATTCTTCTTTGGAATACACTTCAGTTTTTTGTAAAAAATTATTTTTTGGCTTCTTAGAAATTTCAAAACTTAATTTTTCATTTCTGGATTCGATAATTTTTGCTTTCAGCATCTCTCTCTGATAACGTTTAAAATCAGTTTTTTTCAATTTTTCTGCATATTTCTTGGCTGAAAGTTTTTTCTTTTTCTCTTTGTATTCATCACTTTTATAGTACTTCAATATTTCTTTCAAAAGCTCGTAACCAAACTCTATAAAGTCTTTTATTAAAAAACAAATACAAACTATCATTAAAAATATTAAAGCTATTTTTATTACATTCATATGTACAATTTTATAAGCTGGCATTAATAGCAATGCTCCTGGAATCCCGCCACTTTCATGATTAAATCCTATTTCCAGCAACTGCCTTCCTGCAGCAGAAAATACATCTGATAAAGGTTTTTTCCCAACAGAATTGGCAATCATTAACATAGAACAAGTTAAAAATACCCCAATAAGCGCTACAACTTTTCCTTGCGTTACATCAATTTTAATTTTTTCATGAAAAAATAAGACTGCTCCATATGCCATAGCTGTTATTGCTATAAACCATGTCATTTTCCCAAAAAGTAATGAAATTCCGTTCAATATTAAAGAAAAAACATTTTCTCCAACATTATCATTTAACATATTTGATTTATTTACTAACAGTAAAATCAGTATAAGCCCCACAACAAACCACATTATACCTTCGATTTTTCTTTTATCCATTTTTACTATCCTTTCTAAAAATTTTTATTTCTTATTTTTCCAGTAAATACCCTTAAGATACAGTTTTTATTTATAAAATTTTTCTTTTAAATATTTTATCTATAATATCTTACATTATACTATATTTTTTTAATTTTGTCATTTTTTATTCGATTAATATTTCTAAATCAAACTTAATCAGTGAACTACTCCCACTTTTAAAAGTGGGAGCTTCTTGGGAAGTATCTGCTTTTGCTAGCCAAAATATATTTACCAAGCTCTTCGGGCAGTTCCTGTCCTGCTTTCTTTCCTAATATTCCATCATTTCTTTTCCAATGTTTTTTATATTCAATGCCGCATTGTAATCCCTATCAATCTCAATTCCACAGCACTCATATTTATAGCTTCTTTCTGATAATTTCAGCTTCTCTTTAACGTTTCCACATTTACTGCAAGTTTTCGATGACGGAAACCACTTATCTATTTTCAAAAATTGTTTCCCTAAAAATATCAGTTTATACTCAAACATTCTCAAAAACGTTCCCCACCCATTATTTCCTGCACTTTTCCCAAAATTTAATGCCTGGCTCATCCCTTTCATATTCATATCCTCAACAATCACAGCATTATATTCTTCAGACAATTTTTTCGATAATCAGCCCTTTGGTTTTCAGAACTGACAAATAATTCAGACATTGAAAAATCAAGTCCAATTACTTTATCACTACTTGGTATTTTTTGAATTTCTTTTTCAAATTCCGTCAAGACAGAAACATAGTAATTTCCATTACTGTTTGTCAATGTTACTGACTTTATTCTATAATTCTTTGGTATTTCCCTATGATATTTTAATTTGACTTTTTTCAATTTTGGCAAAACCAAATATTTATTTTCCTCAATTCGCATCGAATTATTCACACAAAAAGTGCCAAACTGTCCACTTCTTTCAAAAATTAGTTTTCACTTTTCAAACTGGCAGGTGTAATTATTTTATTTTTTCCAGTTTCTTCATAAAATTTATTTGCAGTGTACAAAATTGTATTGTAAACAGAACGAACACATCCAAAAGTCTTGTTTATCAATAATTCCTGATTTTTATTTGGATAAATCCTGTATTTGAATGCTAAATTATATTTCATGAAATTACACCTCCTTTTGATTTTGAATATTATTTTTAATTATTTCTCTTCGACATTTTATACAAAAATTGTATCATAGACGTATCCTTTTTTCAATTCTTTCACAAAAAAGACAGAGTAAAAAATATAGGGGCAAATAAATTTAATTAAATTTCAAATTAACAAAAAAGAGGAAACCAGTTACAATATAATCGCCAAATCCTATTGAAAGGTGGTTCCCTCTATAATTAGAATATCAAATTTTTCTTCACTTGTAAAGACTTTTCTTAAAAATATTTTTTCTTTCAGACTTCCGTTTGAGCAGCAGTTTAAGCTGTTTGTCACAAAAGCTTTTGAAATGCTATTTAGAGTTTATGTCAAAAGAGCTGATGATTACTTCTTTCATTTCAATGAAAGAAAAGATAAGTTTAAAAGCAAAGGATTTGTTAAAAGAACTGTTACTACTGCCTTCGGAGATGTAACTTTTGAACGTCGAAAATATGTAAACAAAAAAACAGGCATTCACTATTACATTGATGAAAAAATTGGACTTAAGCGGTATAGACGGCTTTCTGAGGAGATGATTTTTACTATACTTTTTGGATATCAGCATACTACAGCTTCATTTCTTGCAAAAACTTACGGTGTTTCAAGGACTACCGTGTATAATCTTGTCAATTCTTTTCAAATGCCGAAACTTGATATTGAAAGATTTGAAAGAGATGATAATTCACCAGTATATATGGAGATTGATGAAGATCATATGAAGTGTAGAAGAAGTAAAAATACATACATGAGGATGGTTGTAATACATCGTGGAATTGAGGAAATCTGCAGAGACAGGAATAAACTCATTGACAAGCACACAATAATGTTTCCTGCCTCCGTATCGCTTGAGGAAGTGTCGGAATATGTGCTTAACTATCTTGAAAAAAGATACAGTATGGACAAAAAGAAACTAATTGTGAACTCTGATGGAGGAATATGGGATAGACAGCTTTGTAAGAGAGCTTGGAATTTACAAGCCAGTACACATCTATGACAAGTTCCATTTAGTAAAAGCCATAGATGAAATTTCTAAAAGGGACAAGGAAATATCAAAAAATCTTTACAAATGGCTAAAGGGAGACGATTTTAAAGAACTTGAAAACTTTTATGAAAATTTCAAGGAAAAGGAGAATGTGAGCCAGAGAAGAAAAGACCAGACGAAGATGCTGTTTAACCGGTATGAGAAGATAAGAAGAATATACACCAAGGAGAACTACATAGGCTCAAGGACGGAAGCCCTTGTATCCCACGAATGCTCAAGATTTCTATCAAGTAGGCCAAAAGCAAAGCATTTTCAAGAAGAGAGATAAAGGCAAGAGCATTATACCACACTTTCTTTGCAAACTATGGAAAAGACAGGGAAAAGGCGTATGAATTGTACTTTAGCGGGAAAAGAACGAGTTCACTAGAAAAGGCAATAGAGATGGAATGCTTACCAGAAATTATTAATGAAACAGGAAAAAGCACAAATATGCCATATTTGAGAGGAGGAGAATGTCCGACTAGGGAAGTTTTGAAAGAAATATCACAAAGTAAAATATTTTAAAAAAAGCAGTCAAAAAAGATTTGTTGTGGTATTTAATGACTGCCCCTATATTTTTTACTCTGTCATGTCAAAAATATACACCATGCCAAGTTTTTGTGAAAGTATCAAAAAAGAAACCAATATATTTTTTCCTGTTTCAATAAAATTATACAAATTCATTCTGATTTCCAACCTACTTATTAATTTATTTTTCATTTTGTCGTGGTACAATACATATGTGACAAAAAAGAAGAAAAAAAGAAAGGTTTCTGATATAATGTAAGCCGACCAAAACTACATAAGGAGAAACCTTTCTATGAATAGTATATCAGAAGAGTACCGTGTTCGTCAACGGGCAGTTGAGTATGCAATAAAATATAACAATAATTCAAAGGCGGCATTAAAATATAAGACATCAAGACAGCAGATTAAGAGATGGCGTGACAGATATGACGGAACAGTGCAGTCACTGATGCCAAAAAGCAGAAGACCTAAAAGTCATCCAAATCAGCATACTCAGGAAGAAATAGATTTAATTATGAAAAAATACAGGAGATTTTCATATGAAGGACTGGCACAGGTATATACCGAAGCTAGAAAACTGGGATACAGCCGTTCTTATGGAACTATGTGCAAAATAATAAGAAAAATTAGGGATAATAAGCCCAAAAAGCCTAAAAGGCTTTACAAAAGCACAAAAAAGTGAAGCAGGCTGCATATCCTGGCGAAAAGGTTCAGATAGACATAAAATATGTTCCAAGAGAATGCATATGTTTTGGAATGAATGACCAGAATTACTATCAGATAACGGCAATAGATGAGTATACAAGGAAGAGGTATTAAGAATAGTGGATGAAAAAAGTACATACCAGACGACAAAATTTCTAGAAACGCTTGAAGCGGAGCTGGGCTTTAAAATAGAAAAAATACAAAGTGATAACGGCAGGGAGTTTACGAATGCGGAAAATGGCAAAAAGACACTATTTGAGCTAAAGCTGGAAGAACTAGGGATAGAATACATGACAACAAGACCGTATTCGCCGTGGCAGAATGGGAAAGTGGAAAGGAGCCACAGGCTGGACAGCAATTATTATTTAGGAAAAAGATTTAGAAGTCTGGAAAAATTAAGAAGGTCAGTAAAAAGATATTGCAGCAGATACAATAATATATCAAGAAAAGTATTAAATTTTAAAAGTCCAAATGAAATGCTGAAAGAATACAGGACAAACAATTAGGCTAAGACATTAGTAAGATAACTTTTCTATTTATTTTTAAAGTTTTTGTAACAAATGTTTGACAACTATACACTACTTATTAATTTATTTTTCATTTAGACTTGACTTTTTTAAAAATTAGTATATAATTAGTAGTGGAAAAGTAATTTTAATATTAAAAAACATTATAAAATAAAAATTTAATTAAAATATCTAATAAAATTAAGGAGGATGTTTTATATGAAAAAGATGAGAAATGCCAAAAGATTAGTCCTTTTAACTGCATTATGTGCAATAATAAGCTGCGGAGGCGGAGGTGGTGGTGGAACAGCAAGTAATAATCCAACGCCGACGAATCCAAATAATCCGTCAAATCCTGGAAATCCAACTGATCTAACTATGCGAAGCGGAGATTCGAGATACACTAAAACAAAACTTGAAGATATGACAGATAAGGATTATTTAAAGGACTTTGTATTTAAAGAAGCTGCAGATAAGAATGAAATAAAATATGAAGAATATGGATATAAATTAGCAATGGGCTATAGAAATTTTTTTCCTTCAAGCTTAACTACAATGGATTCAAATGGTATCACATATTCTTCTAGTCCAACTACAAGTTCTTCAAAAATAGTAGTAGAAAATGGGGGAATAGGACTAAGTGTTAATGACCGGATGGAATATGTCGATTCTTCTCCTTCTTTTCATGCCGTTCCTTATCAGGAACTTAAGGATAAACTGGATTTTGCGATTAATAAGATAATTACTCAATTTGCAAATAAACTTCCTAATTTAAGGGAAATAGAAATAAAAGAAGGTGGAACACTCATTACATTTGAGGGATATGATGGAAAAGGTCGAACAATTTATTTAAACAACGGACTGGAAGAATATCAATTTGGGCACTACAACGGAACTCCTTATGGAGTTAGTCTCAATCTTACAGGAAATGGGGACATATTTAAATTTAAAAATTATATAGTTAGCATTGGTGAAAATATAAATTTAGATGATCCATCAAATAAATATACAAAAACGCTAAAAAAAATGATAAACCCGGGAACTGATGTTAAAGAAGGTGTAAAAATTACAGGAAGTAAAAATAATCAGATTGGGATACGGGAAATTGGAGGTGACCTGGGAGGAACAAATTATGGAACAATTGAACTGAAAGGAAATAATACAATAGGTGTCTATATGAGAAATTCAACAATTTCAAATTATGGAACAATAAATGTTGATAAGAATTCTACAGGTATATATGCAATTTATGATAAAGATTATGATAATGATAGGGGATATAATAATCCACTCTTTTCAAATTATCGTGATATTAATATTGGAGAAAATTCTACAGGTATTTATGTATATGCAAAATACTATGATCTTGGTGTGGCCGCACACAGTGGAAATGTACAAAATGATAATATATACAATGGAATCAGGGCTGATGAAAATGCAGCTAATGCTGTAGGAATGTTACTCGATGCTGGTGAAGAAAAATCAAAACTTTCTAATTCTGATTCTAATGCTTTTATATGGAATAATGGTATTATTGAACTAAAAGGAGACAGATCTACAGGAATGTATCTCACAGGAAAAGGAAAAGCAACAGCAGAAAATACAGGTGGAAGTCGTCCATCAGGAATGACCACTGGCGGTGAAGGTCGTATTATAATTGGAGATTCAAAAGATGTAAACAGACCGGGAATAGGAATGTATTCTGATAATCCTAATGGTCGTATAGGGAATGCTACTGACTATGCAATTATTGAAATAGGTAAGAATGGAATAGGTATGGCCGGTGTTAATAAAACTAAAGTTGAAAATGCATGGGGGACTATAATAATTAAAGGTGACAACAGTATAGGTATGTATTTATCCGATGGAGCCGTAGGAAGCAATTTTGGTACAATAAAGACTGAAGGCTCTCCTAAAAACGCAATTGGAGTATTTGTAGGAAAAGATGCAGAGTTTAGCAATGACCATGATGGAGAAATCATAATAGATTCTGAGGGTGGAGCAGGTATTGTAATTGCAGGAGGAACAGTATCAAATTATGGAATTATAAAAGTAAGTGGCGGGGCAGTAAGGGTAAAAAATGTATCGCCTGTACTGGCAGTAAGTCTTTCAGACAAAATAATGCCTGTAAAAAAAGATATGAGAGTTTATGTTGATTCATTAGGAAAAACAAATCCTATCGAAGGACTAGCTAATCTTGGACTAAAAGGCGCCGAACTTTTAATCGGAGCAGAAGCCACTGAAAAAACTAACGCAACAGAAGTTACAGTTGGAAAAGACGTACTTGATCCATTTAACAAATCAATTAAGGAAAGTAACATCCCATATTGGACTGTAGGTTCAGGCTCATTAATTTGGGAAGCAAATCCTGAAATCAAGGACAACCGAGTTGAAAAAGTTACTTTGAAAAAACAATCTTACACAAAATTTGCTGATGAAAAGACAAAAGATGTGGCAAAAGGGCTTGATGAAAAATACGTTGTGGCAAGCGAAAAAGATAAGCAGATATTTAATTATATGAACACATTAAAAGATGCCGAAAGTTTAGGAAAAGTCTACAAGGAAATTGATGGAAGCCAATACATTAATGTTCAACAAAGAATAAACCAAACTGACAATCTTTTAGACAACCAAATTTCATCTTTACAAAAAGACAATGTAGGCAAAGCCGGACATCACGTTGAAACATTCTTTAATAAAGATAAGCATGACTTCAAGACCGAAGAAGTTCCAAATACAACAAGTACAGCTTTCGGAGCTTCTTACTTGTTCAATAATACTGATAGTAACTGGGGAGCTTACGGAGGTGTTGCAATAAATAACTATAAATTCAAGGATAAAGGGCATTCAAAGGAAAGCGTCTCAATGCTTAAAGCTGGTGGATACAAGAAATTGGACTTGAACATTGGCGACCTTGACTGGACTTTAGGTGGAGATGTGTTTATTTCACAAAACTCAATGAAACGTAGAATTATGACAGATAAAGTTTATGAAAACAAAGCTGACTATAATGCTTACGGATTCTCGGTTAAGAATGAAATCAGCAAGACTTATGAGTTAGGTGAAAATGGAACCATTAAACCTTATGGAGCGTTAAAGCTTGGATACGGAAGTTTTGGAAAGATTAAGGAAAAAGATGCGACTATAGGGCTAGATGTTAAAGGAAATAGCTATTATTCAGTTAAGCCGGCAGCTGGTATTGAACTTGGATATGCTAAACAACTTACAGATAAAACTAAGTTAAAAGCTTCTTTAGATTTAGCGTACGAGCATGAGCTTGGAAAGGTTGACCACAAGGAAAATGAGATAAAGTTTATAAATGCGAGAACTGGATATAAAAGAAAATCTGCAAAAGACGAAAGTCGTGGAAACTTGAGTACCGGGGTGAAGGTCAGACTGGAGACAGGAAGATTTAACTTTTCAGTAAAAGGTGGTTATGACACGAAAGATAAGAATGCTCATGTTGGTGTAGGAATTGGGGCTTCATTCTAATAAAATTGACTTCTTTTTAATTTCAATATATAATTTTTAAAAGAGAGTTACTTTAATAATATTTTTAGAGCAACTCCCTTTATTTTTTAGTTCAATTTTAATATTAAATATAATTTTTATTGTAAATTTTTAACGATATTAACAAAAAGTTGAACCCCCTTTGCTTTAGAAAATTTGTTTAATTTTTATGAATTATTTTGAACGAATTCAATCATATTATTTAAAGTGGTTTAAGCACATCATAAAAATTTTCCAA includes:
- a CDS encoding DNA translocase FtsK, producing MDKRKIEGIMWFVVGLILILLLVNKSNMLNDNVGENVFSLILNGISLLFGKMTWFIAITAMAYGAVLFFHEKIKIDVTQGKVVALIGVFLTCSMLMIANSVGKKPLSDVFSAAGRQLLEIGFNHESGGIPGALLLMPAYKIVHMNVIKIALIFLMIVCICFLIKDFIEFGYELLKEILKYYKSDEYKEKKKKLSAKKYAEKLKKTDFKRYQREMLKAKIIESRNEKLSFEISKKPKNNFLQKTEVYSKEELEEKEKEWIGIFEEKENQKNLEKVKKNKTKNEEVDEIIKSLENIKTSEKKEENEDLDSLTDNLNNEKKDRVKEENNKQETKLEIVTPTKKEEISRQSDSEQMDLNFQEFPKLEAFEINDTSEKDFEEKLKEVNAMFDNNQGYDDVVKNAISEIFKSKPMDVEKRKIIEDGIKENVSHLENVLKEFGIEAKVVNYEYGPTITRYEIVIPKGIKVSKVTGLSDDIAMNLAAESIRIEAPIPGRNTIGIETPNKIKEPVHFSNIIKNKELDTGQLKVILGKDIVGRDKFIDITKMPHLLIAGQTGSGKSVSVNTLISTLISKKSEKEVKFIMIDPKMVELMPYNDIPHLLVPVIIDPQQAAIALKWAVNEMEKRYKQLMENGVRNIKGYNILSYVEKMPYIVIIIDELADLMMVASKSVEESIARIAQKARAVGIHLVVATQRPSTDVITGMIKANLPSRISFALRSQIDSRTILDTSGAEKLLGQGDMLLLANGSSKLERIQGAYISDEEVKNLTDTLKATKKVEYKNEILEETEEEINDTDPFFENAINIIKQEKNKISITLLQKKLKIGFVRASRIYDQLKESGIISYDDQIITDNIDDIK
- a CDS encoding RNA-guided endonuclease InsQ/TnpB family protein, which codes for MSEEYNAVIVEDMNMKGMSQALNFGKSAGNNGWGTFLRMFEYKLIFLGKQFLKIDKWFPSSKTCSKCGNVKEKLKLSERSYKYECCGIEIDRDYNAALNIKNIGKEMMEY
- a CDS encoding helix-turn-helix domain-containing protein codes for the protein MKYNLAFKYRIYPNKNQELLINKTFGCVRSVYNTILYTANKFYEETGKNKIITPASLKSEN
- a CDS encoding helix-turn-helix domain-containing protein — translated: MNSISEEYRVRQRAVEYAIKYNNNSKAALKYKTSRQQIKRWRDRYDGTVQSLMPKSRRPKSHPNQHTQEEIDLIMKKYRRFSYEGLAQVYTEARKLGYSRSYGTMCKIIRKIRDNKPKKPKRLYKSTKK
- a CDS encoding integrase core domain-containing protein — encoded protein: MDEKSTYQTTKFLETLEAELGFKIEKIQSDNGREFTNAENGKKTLFELKLEELGIEYMTTRPYSPWQNGKVERSHRLDSNYYLGKRFRSLEKLRRSVKRYCSRYNNISRKVLNFKSPNEMLKEYRTNN
- a CDS encoding autotransporter outer membrane beta-barrel domain-containing protein, which translates into the protein MKKMRNAKRLVLLTALCAIISCGGGGGGGTASNNPTPTNPNNPSNPGNPTDLTMRSGDSRYTKTKLEDMTDKDYLKDFVFKEAADKNEIKYEEYGYKLAMGYRNFFPSSLTTMDSNGITYSSSPTTSSSKIVVENGGIGLSVNDRMEYVDSSPSFHAVPYQELKDKLDFAINKIITQFANKLPNLREIEIKEGGTLITFEGYDGKGRTIYLNNGLEEYQFGHYNGTPYGVSLNLTGNGDIFKFKNYIVSIGENINLDDPSNKYTKTLKKMINPGTDVKEGVKITGSKNNQIGIREIGGDLGGTNYGTIELKGNNTIGVYMRNSTISNYGTINVDKNSTGIYAIYDKDYDNDRGYNNPLFSNYRDINIGENSTGIYVYAKYYDLGVAAHSGNVQNDNIYNGIRADENAANAVGMLLDAGEEKSKLSNSDSNAFIWNNGIIELKGDRSTGMYLTGKGKATAENTGGSRPSGMTTGGEGRIIIGDSKDVNRPGIGMYSDNPNGRIGNATDYAIIEIGKNGIGMAGVNKTKVENAWGTIIIKGDNSIGMYLSDGAVGSNFGTIKTEGSPKNAIGVFVGKDAEFSNDHDGEIIIDSEGGAGIVIAGGTVSNYGIIKVSGGAVRVKNVSPVLAVSLSDKIMPVKKDMRVYVDSLGKTNPIEGLANLGLKGAELLIGAEATEKTNATEVTVGKDVLDPFNKSIKESNIPYWTVGSGSLIWEANPEIKDNRVEKVTLKKQSYTKFADEKTKDVAKGLDEKYVVASEKDKQIFNYMNTLKDAESLGKVYKEIDGSQYINVQQRINQTDNLLDNQISSLQKDNVGKAGHHVETFFNKDKHDFKTEEVPNTTSTAFGASYLFNNTDSNWGAYGGVAINNYKFKDKGHSKESVSMLKAGGYKKLDLNIGDLDWTLGGDVFISQNSMKRRIMTDKVYENKADYNAYGFSVKNEISKTYELGENGTIKPYGALKLGYGSFGKIKEKDATIGLDVKGNSYYSVKPAAGIELGYAKQLTDKTKLKASLDLAYEHELGKVDHKENEIKFINARTGYKRKSAKDESRGNLSTGVKVRLETGRFNFSVKGGYDTKDKNAHVGVGIGASF